CTGCCTCCTCGGGATGTATGGGGAACCATTCGGAGTCACGGCCGGTGTCCAAGTGCTTGATCGGCTCTCCAAAGACCGATCTTGAATGGATGTAACGCTCGATGTCGGACAGCTCCCGGCGCGAAGTCCCGTTGGAGCACTTGGACAGTTCATAGACCGTGAACAGGGTAAGGAAAGGATTGTAGGTCTTGCCTTCGGCAATCCGTTGCTGCGGAGTTCGCTTGGTGGTCAGCCCGATCTTTGTCAGGCCCATGTCGCGGATGTCGATGGCGATATAGAGCCAGGCATACAGGGCAGGGGTGCAGTCAGCGTAGTACTCGTTGAACTGCGCTTCTTCATCGTCAAAATCGAGGTCCATCTAGCCACCTTCCTTACGGGCTGCTGAATGCAATCGCTGATTGCAAGGGCCCGCTCATGCGGGCTCCACGTTGAACTCGCCAAGGTAGTCCAGGGTTGCCGTGCTTGCGGGCAGGCGTTGATTGGCGCCGCCGGAGATCGATTTGTGGTCACCGTAAATCGACTCGCAGCCAACGATGATGAAATGGCTGTAGCCGGAGTCGACGCGCGTGCGCAGCTGCTTTTTTTCGGCGTCGCTGCGGATCAGCGATTCCAGGTATTGCGGGCCGTCTTCACTGCCGATCAGCTCGACGAAATCGGAGTCCATGTAGTACCCCAGCTCCTGTTTGAGGCCCCAGCTGGGGTTGCGTGCTTCCCAGGCGCTGAACTCGGCGTCGCTGACATCAGCCGCGGGTTCGGGCTCCCACTGTTCGAAGGCAAACCGTTCGGCCTCTGCCTGGTCCGGGAACCGGGCAGCGAACAGGTAGAAAGGAAAGTAGGCATCGGCTTCTGACATGGACGGCTAGGCTCCTTGGTTCAGATCAGGCTGGCGCGCTGCAAATGGCTGACATGACCATGGCCGGCGGCGCTCAAGCGCACGGCCAGGTCTTCCCGGGCCTGGGCCCCGCCGCTGCGCACGTACTCCAGTTCCGCGGCGGTGATCAGCACCACCGGCACCAGGGTCACGGGGGACAGCGGCATGTCTTCCAGGCGTGTCGGGAAGTCCGGGGCCGGGCCGCCCACCAGTACCCCGGCGCAGTCGTCGGCGCTGATGAAATGCGCTGGCAGTTGCTCACTCATGGCGCGGGACTGGCTGACGCCGGGCAGTTCCAGGGACAGCACCCCGTAGCGCTGCAGGCGTGCAGTGAGGCCACCGGCATCGGCCGTGGTGTTGGCCACGCAGCGCAGCAGTTCAAAAGCCCAGCTATCGGCGAACGGATAGACATCACCCACCGCACCCTGGGCATGGGGTGGGATGTCCGGGGTTTCGACGAACAGTTCCATCTCGAAACCATTGCCCAGATCATCACCTGTGACCCCATCGAACGGATCGGACAGGCCCTCGGTGGCGAGAATGATGCCGTTGTTGCGACGCACGATGCGATAGGCCTGGCGCGTGGAGGGCCAGTGCGAGCCGCCCATGAAACTGGGGCTGATGGCGAAGCCCAGGACGTCTTGCTCACAGTGGCCGACCGCTTGCCAGTGGCGATCGAGGCAGGCGGCACCGGCCTCCATCAGGGCAATGCCGGCCAGCTCTGCTTGGGTTGGCTGGTACTGGGCAAAGGGCTCCTCTGCGGCGGCCGGTTCGCCGGCGGGCAGGGTGGGCTCGGCCTTTTGTGGCGCCGGCTTTTTGAAGACACTGAGCAGTTTTTCCAGGAAATTCATCGGGCGATCCTTGCGGGGCAAGTGCGTTGCACAAGGCGCACAGCACAGGGGTAGAGAGAGGGCACATTGTGACGGGTTTGCCGTGCCCATGGAAACCGACGGATGCAAGTTGCACGAAGCCTTGCCTTGCCTGTGTGGCTACCCGAGAATCCGCCCCGGTCCGCTACCTAAGGAAAGTGATCAGCATGTCTTACCCGAAGAAGCTAAGTCCGGAGTTTTCCGGGGCACTGAGAACCTTCAGTTTCTGGGTCGCCAACGGCACCTTGGGCTATCCGTTGCTGGAAGGCGTCGACTACCGCAGTTGCCTCGGGGACGAGCCGAGCATGCTGGAGATGGCCTATGCCATTTTTGCCAATGTGCTGGAGCTGGACGAGCAGGGCGTACCGGTGAATGCCAAGTACGCCGAGCACCGGGCGGCGCAGTACATCCGACAGTATTGCGATCCGGGCTACCAGGCACGGCCGGCGTTCGAGGACTGGGAACAGGAGCTGTACGGCCCTCCCGACCGGGACGACAGCAAGCCCTGGCCAGCCGGCGTGGCCTAGGTTTTTCGACGGCTGGATACAAGCCTCGGGCACTATGGCTTCGAAACGACGAACCCCCTCATCAAGGATTATGAATGTCGCTGATTTCGCAACGTGTAGAACTGGCCCGCCAGGGTGCCAACGACAAGGTGATTTGCCGCATGGCTTCGGGCTGGGCGGTGATGGGCGATGTGCAGTTTCTTGAGGGCTATTGCCTGTTGTTGCCGGACCCGGTGGTGGCCAGCTTGAACGACCTGGATGCCCAGGCCCGGGCCACCTACCTGCTGGACATGGCCCGCATCGGCGATGCGCTGCTCGAGGCCACCGGAGCGCTGCGCATCAACTATGAAATCCTCGGCAACTCGGAGCCTGAGTTGCATTGCCATATCTTTCCCCGCTACGCCTCGGAGCCGGAAGGCAAGCGCCGGATGCCGGTGTGGTTCTACGACTGGAAGACCGCGCCGCCTTATGTCGAGGCCGAGCACGGCCCATTGCGCCAGCAGCTTGCCCGGATACTGGCTGGCCAATT
The DNA window shown above is from Pseudomonas protegens CHA0 and carries:
- a CDS encoding GIY-YIG nuclease family protein, with the translated sequence MDLDFDDEEAQFNEYYADCTPALYAWLYIAIDIRDMGLTKIGLTTKRTPQQRIAEGKTYNPFLTLFTVYELSKCSNGTSRRELSDIERYIHSRSVFGEPIKHLDTGRDSEWFPIHPEEAEAQVDWILARRGFSVGGKNLYSHYERDQKFNGIDVQRMRQIKKIFRPNPRDLHDRADKAGMDFHDYRDYHAFLQQFHARDAEGKIYL
- a CDS encoding suppressor of fused domain protein, yielding MNFLEKLLSVFKKPAPQKAEPTLPAGEPAAAEEPFAQYQPTQAELAGIALMEAGAACLDRHWQAVGHCEQDVLGFAISPSFMGGSHWPSTRQAYRIVRRNNGIILATEGLSDPFDGVTGDDLGNGFEMELFVETPDIPPHAQGAVGDVYPFADSWAFELLRCVANTTADAGGLTARLQRYGVLSLELPGVSQSRAMSEQLPAHFISADDCAGVLVGGPAPDFPTRLEDMPLSPVTLVPVVLITAAELEYVRSGGAQAREDLAVRLSAAGHGHVSHLQRASLI
- a CDS encoding HIT family protein, with amino-acid sequence MSLISQRVELARQGANDKVICRMASGWAVMGDVQFLEGYCLLLPDPVVASLNDLDAQARATYLLDMARIGDALLEATGALRINYEILGNSEPELHCHIFPRYASEPEGKRRMPVWFYDWKTAPPYVEAEHGPLRQQLARILAGQL